From the genome of Ziziphus jujuba cultivar Dongzao chromosome 6, ASM3175591v1, one region includes:
- the LOC107433543 gene encoding uncharacterized protein LOC107433543 isoform X1, which yields MSSDTAKENASVVDSSVTGWRQDMGNSEDPESSSYKANDPSREDFRDFRGNSAANKKGKLCDTRYFIIKSLNHHNIQLSIEKGIWATQVMNEPILEEAFHNSGRVILIFSINMSGFFQGYAQMMSSVGWRRDNIWSQGSGKCNPWGRSFKVKWLRLNDLPFQKTLHLKNPLNDYKTVKISRDCQELSPDIGEALCDLLDGTSDFDGLQNRDDFPSKRPCLEPSCSLGDEEYDMPPWHMSWSQAPMLYSSLMYQHQAGASRYQLAHQRTGGTVLPEYFLVNFVDSKVTRMKHFHLTGFLFNLQVDRDVSSQFDAWGLSGESPPASVLTEDEFLEMSYEEYLEAHSRSSKKLCIPASGRSLTTQDSSKSKKQDNADSNLSFESDRCSSRKRTHCSSQK from the exons ATGTCATCTGACACTGCAAAGGAAAATGCATCCGTAGTTGATTCATCAGTCACTGGATGGAGGCAGGACATGGGGAATTCAGAAGATCCTG AGAGCTCAAGTTACAAAGCTAATGATCCTTCTAGGGAAGATTTTCGTGATTTTAGGGGTAATTCAGCTGCAAACAAGAAGGGTAAATTGTGTGATACTAGATATTTCATCATAAAGAGCTTGAATCATCACAATATTCAGCTATCAATTGAGAAAGGAATTTGGGCTACTCAAGTCATGAATGAACCAATTTTGGAAGAAGCTTTTCAT AATTCTGGTagagtaattttaatatttagcaTCAATATGAGCGGTTTCTTCCAAGGGTATGCCCAAATGATGTCTTCTGTTGGGTGGAGGCGAGATAATATTTGGAGCCAAGGAAGTGGTAAATGCAATCCCTGGGGACGCAGTTTTAAAGTCAAATGGTTGAGGTTAAATGATCTTCCTTTTCAAAAGACTCTTCATCTCAAGAATCCATTAAATGACTACAAAACTGTCAAAATTAGCAGAGACTGCCAG GAGTTATCTCCAGATATTGGAGAAGCTCTTTGTGACCTTCTTGATGGGACGAGTGATTTTGATGGCCTGCAGAATAG GGATGATTTTCCTTCAAAAAGACCTTGTTTAGAACCCTCATGTTCATTAGGAGATGAAGAATATGATATGCCTCCATGGCATATGTCATGGTCACAAGCACCTATGCTTTATTCTTCCTTAATGTACCAACATCAGGCTGGAGCTAGTAGATACCAATTAGCACACCAGAGAACTGGTGGTACTGTACTTCCTGAATATTTTCTTGTCAATTTTGTTGATTCAAAAGTTACAAGGATGAAACACTTTCACCTTACAGGGttcctttttaatttacaaGTAGACAGGGATGTGTCTTCTCAATTTGATGCATGGGGCTTGTCTGGAGAGAGTCCTCCAGCTAGTGTTCTTACCGAAGATGAATTTCTTGAAATG TCTTATGAAGAATACCTGGAGGCCCATAGCAGAAGCAGCAAGAAATTATGCATTCCC GCTTCTGGACGATCATTGACAACACAGGACTCATCGAAAAGCAAAAAGCAGGACAATGCTGATTC AAACCTGAGTTTTGAATCTGATCGGTGCAGCTCGAGGAAAAGGACTCATTGTTCATCCCAGAAATAA
- the LOC107433543 gene encoding zinc finger CCCH domain-containing protein 45 isoform X6, which produces MSSDTAKENASVVDSSVTGWRQDMGNSEDPESSSYKANDPSREDFRDFRGNSAANKKGKLCDTRYFIIKSLNHHNIQLSIEKGIWATQVMNEPILEEAFHNSGRVILIFSINMSGFFQGYAQMMSSVGWRRDNIWSQGSGKCNPWGRSFKVKWLRLNDLPFQKTLHLKNPLNDYKTVKISRDCQELSPDIGEALCDLLDGTSDFDGLQNRDDFPSKRPCLEPSCSLGDEEYDMPPWHMSWSQAPMLYSSLMYQHQAGASRYQLAHQRTGDRDVSSQFDAWGLSGESPPASVLTEDEFLEMSYEEYLEAHSRSSKKLCIPASGRSLTTQDSSKSKKQDNADSNLSFESDRCSSRKRTHCSSQK; this is translated from the exons ATGTCATCTGACACTGCAAAGGAAAATGCATCCGTAGTTGATTCATCAGTCACTGGATGGAGGCAGGACATGGGGAATTCAGAAGATCCTG AGAGCTCAAGTTACAAAGCTAATGATCCTTCTAGGGAAGATTTTCGTGATTTTAGGGGTAATTCAGCTGCAAACAAGAAGGGTAAATTGTGTGATACTAGATATTTCATCATAAAGAGCTTGAATCATCACAATATTCAGCTATCAATTGAGAAAGGAATTTGGGCTACTCAAGTCATGAATGAACCAATTTTGGAAGAAGCTTTTCAT AATTCTGGTagagtaattttaatatttagcaTCAATATGAGCGGTTTCTTCCAAGGGTATGCCCAAATGATGTCTTCTGTTGGGTGGAGGCGAGATAATATTTGGAGCCAAGGAAGTGGTAAATGCAATCCCTGGGGACGCAGTTTTAAAGTCAAATGGTTGAGGTTAAATGATCTTCCTTTTCAAAAGACTCTTCATCTCAAGAATCCATTAAATGACTACAAAACTGTCAAAATTAGCAGAGACTGCCAG GAGTTATCTCCAGATATTGGAGAAGCTCTTTGTGACCTTCTTGATGGGACGAGTGATTTTGATGGCCTGCAGAATAG GGATGATTTTCCTTCAAAAAGACCTTGTTTAGAACCCTCATGTTCATTAGGAGATGAAGAATATGATATGCCTCCATGGCATATGTCATGGTCACAAGCACCTATGCTTTATTCTTCCTTAATGTACCAACATCAGGCTGGAGCTAGTAGATACCAATTAGCACACCAGAGAACTGGTG ACAGGGATGTGTCTTCTCAATTTGATGCATGGGGCTTGTCTGGAGAGAGTCCTCCAGCTAGTGTTCTTACCGAAGATGAATTTCTTGAAATG TCTTATGAAGAATACCTGGAGGCCCATAGCAGAAGCAGCAAGAAATTATGCATTCCC GCTTCTGGACGATCATTGACAACACAGGACTCATCGAAAAGCAAAAAGCAGGACAATGCTGATTC AAACCTGAGTTTTGAATCTGATCGGTGCAGCTCGAGGAAAAGGACTCATTGTTCATCCCAGAAATAA
- the LOC107433543 gene encoding zinc finger CCCH domain-containing protein 45 isoform X2 translates to MSSDTAKENASVVDSSVTGWRQDMGNSEDPESSSYKANDPSREDFRDFRGNSAANKKGKLCDTRYFIIKSLNHHNIQLSIEKGIWATQVMNEPILEEAFHNSGRVILIFSINMSGFFQGYAQMMSSVGWRRDNIWSQGSGKCNPWGRSFKVKWLRLNDLPFQKTLHLKNPLNDYKTVKISRDCQELSPDIGEALCDLLDGTSDFDGLQNRDDFPSKRPCLEPSCSLGDEEYDMPPWHMSWSQAPMLYSSLMYQHQAGASRYQLAHQRTGGTVLPEYFLVNFVDSKVTRMKHFHLTGFLFNLQVDRDVSSQFDAWGLSGESPPASVLTEDEFLEMSYEEYLEAHSRSSKKLCIPASGRSLTTQDSSKSKKQDNADSSRKRTHCSSQK, encoded by the exons ATGTCATCTGACACTGCAAAGGAAAATGCATCCGTAGTTGATTCATCAGTCACTGGATGGAGGCAGGACATGGGGAATTCAGAAGATCCTG AGAGCTCAAGTTACAAAGCTAATGATCCTTCTAGGGAAGATTTTCGTGATTTTAGGGGTAATTCAGCTGCAAACAAGAAGGGTAAATTGTGTGATACTAGATATTTCATCATAAAGAGCTTGAATCATCACAATATTCAGCTATCAATTGAGAAAGGAATTTGGGCTACTCAAGTCATGAATGAACCAATTTTGGAAGAAGCTTTTCAT AATTCTGGTagagtaattttaatatttagcaTCAATATGAGCGGTTTCTTCCAAGGGTATGCCCAAATGATGTCTTCTGTTGGGTGGAGGCGAGATAATATTTGGAGCCAAGGAAGTGGTAAATGCAATCCCTGGGGACGCAGTTTTAAAGTCAAATGGTTGAGGTTAAATGATCTTCCTTTTCAAAAGACTCTTCATCTCAAGAATCCATTAAATGACTACAAAACTGTCAAAATTAGCAGAGACTGCCAG GAGTTATCTCCAGATATTGGAGAAGCTCTTTGTGACCTTCTTGATGGGACGAGTGATTTTGATGGCCTGCAGAATAG GGATGATTTTCCTTCAAAAAGACCTTGTTTAGAACCCTCATGTTCATTAGGAGATGAAGAATATGATATGCCTCCATGGCATATGTCATGGTCACAAGCACCTATGCTTTATTCTTCCTTAATGTACCAACATCAGGCTGGAGCTAGTAGATACCAATTAGCACACCAGAGAACTGGTGGTACTGTACTTCCTGAATATTTTCTTGTCAATTTTGTTGATTCAAAAGTTACAAGGATGAAACACTTTCACCTTACAGGGttcctttttaatttacaaGTAGACAGGGATGTGTCTTCTCAATTTGATGCATGGGGCTTGTCTGGAGAGAGTCCTCCAGCTAGTGTTCTTACCGAAGATGAATTTCTTGAAATG TCTTATGAAGAATACCTGGAGGCCCATAGCAGAAGCAGCAAGAAATTATGCATTCCC GCTTCTGGACGATCATTGACAACACAGGACTCATCGAAAAGCAAAAAGCAGGACAATGCTGATTC CTCGAGGAAAAGGACTCATTGTTCATCCCAGAAATAA
- the LOC107433543 gene encoding zinc finger CCCH domain-containing protein 45 isoform X4: MSSDTAKENASVVDSSVTGWRQDMGNSEDPESSSYKANDPSREDFRDFRGNSAANKKGKLCDTRYFIIKSLNHHNIQLSIEKGIWATQVMNEPILEEAFHNSGRVILIFSINMSGFFQGYAQMMSSVGWRRDNIWSQGSGKCNPWGRSFKVKWLRLNDLPFQKTLHLKNPLNDYKTVKISRDCQELSPDIGEALCDLLDGTSDFDGLQNRDDFPSKRPCLEPSCSLGDEEYDMPPWHMSWSQAPMLYSSLMYQHQAGASRYQLAHQRTGGFLFNLQVDRDVSSQFDAWGLSGESPPASVLTEDEFLEMSYEEYLEAHSRSSKKLCIPASGRSLTTQDSSKSKKQDNADSNLSFESDRCSSRKRTHCSSQK, from the exons ATGTCATCTGACACTGCAAAGGAAAATGCATCCGTAGTTGATTCATCAGTCACTGGATGGAGGCAGGACATGGGGAATTCAGAAGATCCTG AGAGCTCAAGTTACAAAGCTAATGATCCTTCTAGGGAAGATTTTCGTGATTTTAGGGGTAATTCAGCTGCAAACAAGAAGGGTAAATTGTGTGATACTAGATATTTCATCATAAAGAGCTTGAATCATCACAATATTCAGCTATCAATTGAGAAAGGAATTTGGGCTACTCAAGTCATGAATGAACCAATTTTGGAAGAAGCTTTTCAT AATTCTGGTagagtaattttaatatttagcaTCAATATGAGCGGTTTCTTCCAAGGGTATGCCCAAATGATGTCTTCTGTTGGGTGGAGGCGAGATAATATTTGGAGCCAAGGAAGTGGTAAATGCAATCCCTGGGGACGCAGTTTTAAAGTCAAATGGTTGAGGTTAAATGATCTTCCTTTTCAAAAGACTCTTCATCTCAAGAATCCATTAAATGACTACAAAACTGTCAAAATTAGCAGAGACTGCCAG GAGTTATCTCCAGATATTGGAGAAGCTCTTTGTGACCTTCTTGATGGGACGAGTGATTTTGATGGCCTGCAGAATAG GGATGATTTTCCTTCAAAAAGACCTTGTTTAGAACCCTCATGTTCATTAGGAGATGAAGAATATGATATGCCTCCATGGCATATGTCATGGTCACAAGCACCTATGCTTTATTCTTCCTTAATGTACCAACATCAGGCTGGAGCTAGTAGATACCAATTAGCACACCAGAGAACTGGTG GGttcctttttaatttacaaGTAGACAGGGATGTGTCTTCTCAATTTGATGCATGGGGCTTGTCTGGAGAGAGTCCTCCAGCTAGTGTTCTTACCGAAGATGAATTTCTTGAAATG TCTTATGAAGAATACCTGGAGGCCCATAGCAGAAGCAGCAAGAAATTATGCATTCCC GCTTCTGGACGATCATTGACAACACAGGACTCATCGAAAAGCAAAAAGCAGGACAATGCTGATTC AAACCTGAGTTTTGAATCTGATCGGTGCAGCTCGAGGAAAAGGACTCATTGTTCATCCCAGAAATAA
- the LOC107433543 gene encoding zinc finger CCCH domain-containing protein 45 isoform X7 — MSSDTAKENASVVDSSVTGWRQDMGNSEDPESSSYKANDPSREDFRDFRGNSAANKKGKLCDTRYFIIKSLNHHNIQLSIEKGIWATQVMNEPILEEAFHNSGRVILIFSINMSGFFQGYAQMMSSVGWRRDNIWSQGSGKCNPWGRSFKVKWLRLNDLPFQKTLHLKNPLNDYKTVKISRDCQELSPDIGEALCDLLDGTSDFDGLQNRDDFPSKRPCLEPSCSLGDEEYDMPPWHMSWSQAPMLYSSLMYQHQAGASRYQLAHQRTGGTVLPEYFLVNFVDSKVTRMKHFHLTGFLFNLQVDRDVSSQFDAWGLSGESPPASVLTEDEFLEMCSLMKNTWRPIAEAARNYAFPLLDDH; from the exons ATGTCATCTGACACTGCAAAGGAAAATGCATCCGTAGTTGATTCATCAGTCACTGGATGGAGGCAGGACATGGGGAATTCAGAAGATCCTG AGAGCTCAAGTTACAAAGCTAATGATCCTTCTAGGGAAGATTTTCGTGATTTTAGGGGTAATTCAGCTGCAAACAAGAAGGGTAAATTGTGTGATACTAGATATTTCATCATAAAGAGCTTGAATCATCACAATATTCAGCTATCAATTGAGAAAGGAATTTGGGCTACTCAAGTCATGAATGAACCAATTTTGGAAGAAGCTTTTCAT AATTCTGGTagagtaattttaatatttagcaTCAATATGAGCGGTTTCTTCCAAGGGTATGCCCAAATGATGTCTTCTGTTGGGTGGAGGCGAGATAATATTTGGAGCCAAGGAAGTGGTAAATGCAATCCCTGGGGACGCAGTTTTAAAGTCAAATGGTTGAGGTTAAATGATCTTCCTTTTCAAAAGACTCTTCATCTCAAGAATCCATTAAATGACTACAAAACTGTCAAAATTAGCAGAGACTGCCAG GAGTTATCTCCAGATATTGGAGAAGCTCTTTGTGACCTTCTTGATGGGACGAGTGATTTTGATGGCCTGCAGAATAG GGATGATTTTCCTTCAAAAAGACCTTGTTTAGAACCCTCATGTTCATTAGGAGATGAAGAATATGATATGCCTCCATGGCATATGTCATGGTCACAAGCACCTATGCTTTATTCTTCCTTAATGTACCAACATCAGGCTGGAGCTAGTAGATACCAATTAGCACACCAGAGAACTGGTGGTACTGTACTTCCTGAATATTTTCTTGTCAATTTTGTTGATTCAAAAGTTACAAGGATGAAACACTTTCACCTTACAGGGttcctttttaatttacaaGTAGACAGGGATGTGTCTTCTCAATTTGATGCATGGGGCTTGTCTGGAGAGAGTCCTCCAGCTAGTGTTCTTACCGAAGATGAATTTCTTGAAATG TGCAGTCTTATGAAGAATACCTGGAGGCCCATAGCAGAAGCAGCAAGAAATTATGCATTCCC GCTTCTGGACGATCATTGA
- the LOC107433543 gene encoding zinc finger CCCH domain-containing protein 45 isoform X9 gives MSSDTAKENASVVDSSVTGWRQDMGNSEDPESSSYKANDPSREDFRDFRGNSAANKKGKLCDTRYFIIKSLNHHNIQLSIEKGIWATQVMNEPILEEAFHNSGRVILIFSINMSGFFQGYAQMMSSVGWRRDNIWSQGSGKCNPWGRSFKVKWLRLNDLPFQKTLHLKNPLNDYKTVKISRDCQELSPDIGEALCDLLDGTSDFDGLQNRDDFPSKRPCLEPSCSLGDEEYDMPPWHMSWSQAPMLYSSLMYQHQAGASRYQLAHQRTGDRDVSSQFDAWGLSGESPPASVLTEDEFLEMCSLMKNTWRPIAEAARNYAFPSIWPFIWCICQSDLTVVRIQLQTESFLDF, from the exons ATGTCATCTGACACTGCAAAGGAAAATGCATCCGTAGTTGATTCATCAGTCACTGGATGGAGGCAGGACATGGGGAATTCAGAAGATCCTG AGAGCTCAAGTTACAAAGCTAATGATCCTTCTAGGGAAGATTTTCGTGATTTTAGGGGTAATTCAGCTGCAAACAAGAAGGGTAAATTGTGTGATACTAGATATTTCATCATAAAGAGCTTGAATCATCACAATATTCAGCTATCAATTGAGAAAGGAATTTGGGCTACTCAAGTCATGAATGAACCAATTTTGGAAGAAGCTTTTCAT AATTCTGGTagagtaattttaatatttagcaTCAATATGAGCGGTTTCTTCCAAGGGTATGCCCAAATGATGTCTTCTGTTGGGTGGAGGCGAGATAATATTTGGAGCCAAGGAAGTGGTAAATGCAATCCCTGGGGACGCAGTTTTAAAGTCAAATGGTTGAGGTTAAATGATCTTCCTTTTCAAAAGACTCTTCATCTCAAGAATCCATTAAATGACTACAAAACTGTCAAAATTAGCAGAGACTGCCAG GAGTTATCTCCAGATATTGGAGAAGCTCTTTGTGACCTTCTTGATGGGACGAGTGATTTTGATGGCCTGCAGAATAG GGATGATTTTCCTTCAAAAAGACCTTGTTTAGAACCCTCATGTTCATTAGGAGATGAAGAATATGATATGCCTCCATGGCATATGTCATGGTCACAAGCACCTATGCTTTATTCTTCCTTAATGTACCAACATCAGGCTGGAGCTAGTAGATACCAATTAGCACACCAGAGAACTGGTG ACAGGGATGTGTCTTCTCAATTTGATGCATGGGGCTTGTCTGGAGAGAGTCCTCCAGCTAGTGTTCTTACCGAAGATGAATTTCTTGAAATG TGCAGTCTTATGAAGAATACCTGGAGGCCCATAGCAGAAGCAGCAAGAAATTATGCATTCCC TTCTATTTGGCCTTTCATATGGTGTATCTGTCAGTCTGATCTTACTGTAGTCAGAATTCAGCTGCAAACTGAGTCATTTCTCGACTTTTAA
- the LOC107433543 gene encoding zinc finger CCCH domain-containing protein 45 isoform X3 produces MSSDTAKENASVVDSSVTGWRQDMGNSEDPESSSYKANDPSREDFRDFRGNSAANKKGKLCDTRYFIIKSLNHHNIQLSIEKGIWATQVMNEPILEEAFHNSGRVILIFSINMSGFFQGYAQMMSSVGWRRDNIWSQGSGKCNPWGRSFKVKWLRLNDLPFQKTLHLKNPLNDYKTVKISRDCQELSPDIGEALCDLLDGTSDFDGLQNRDDFPSKRPCLEPSCSLGDEEYDMPPWHMSWSQAPMLYSSLMYQHQAGASRYQLAHQRTGGTVLPEYFLVNFVDSKVTRMKHFHLTGFLFNLQVDRDVSSQFDAWGLSGESPPASVLTEDEFLEMCSLMKNTWRPIAEAARNYAFPSIWPFIWCICQSDLTVVRIQLQTESFLDF; encoded by the exons ATGTCATCTGACACTGCAAAGGAAAATGCATCCGTAGTTGATTCATCAGTCACTGGATGGAGGCAGGACATGGGGAATTCAGAAGATCCTG AGAGCTCAAGTTACAAAGCTAATGATCCTTCTAGGGAAGATTTTCGTGATTTTAGGGGTAATTCAGCTGCAAACAAGAAGGGTAAATTGTGTGATACTAGATATTTCATCATAAAGAGCTTGAATCATCACAATATTCAGCTATCAATTGAGAAAGGAATTTGGGCTACTCAAGTCATGAATGAACCAATTTTGGAAGAAGCTTTTCAT AATTCTGGTagagtaattttaatatttagcaTCAATATGAGCGGTTTCTTCCAAGGGTATGCCCAAATGATGTCTTCTGTTGGGTGGAGGCGAGATAATATTTGGAGCCAAGGAAGTGGTAAATGCAATCCCTGGGGACGCAGTTTTAAAGTCAAATGGTTGAGGTTAAATGATCTTCCTTTTCAAAAGACTCTTCATCTCAAGAATCCATTAAATGACTACAAAACTGTCAAAATTAGCAGAGACTGCCAG GAGTTATCTCCAGATATTGGAGAAGCTCTTTGTGACCTTCTTGATGGGACGAGTGATTTTGATGGCCTGCAGAATAG GGATGATTTTCCTTCAAAAAGACCTTGTTTAGAACCCTCATGTTCATTAGGAGATGAAGAATATGATATGCCTCCATGGCATATGTCATGGTCACAAGCACCTATGCTTTATTCTTCCTTAATGTACCAACATCAGGCTGGAGCTAGTAGATACCAATTAGCACACCAGAGAACTGGTGGTACTGTACTTCCTGAATATTTTCTTGTCAATTTTGTTGATTCAAAAGTTACAAGGATGAAACACTTTCACCTTACAGGGttcctttttaatttacaaGTAGACAGGGATGTGTCTTCTCAATTTGATGCATGGGGCTTGTCTGGAGAGAGTCCTCCAGCTAGTGTTCTTACCGAAGATGAATTTCTTGAAATG TGCAGTCTTATGAAGAATACCTGGAGGCCCATAGCAGAAGCAGCAAGAAATTATGCATTCCC TTCTATTTGGCCTTTCATATGGTGTATCTGTCAGTCTGATCTTACTGTAGTCAGAATTCAGCTGCAAACTGAGTCATTTCTCGACTTTTAA
- the LOC107433543 gene encoding zinc finger CCCH domain-containing protein 45 isoform X8, producing MSSDTAKENASVVDSSVTGWRQDMGNSEDPESSSYKANDPSREDFRDFRGNSAANKKGKLCDTRYFIIKSLNHHNIQLSIEKGIWATQVMNEPILEEAFHNSGRVILIFSINMSGFFQGYAQMMSSVGWRRDNIWSQGSGKCNPWGRSFKVKWLRLNDLPFQKTLHLKNPLNDYKTVKISRDCQELSPDIGEALCDLLDGTSDFDGLQNRDDFPSKRPCLEPSCSLGDEEYDMPPWHMSWSQAPMLYSSLMYQHQAGASRYQLAHQRTGGFLFNLQVDRDVSSQFDAWGLSGESPPASVLTEDEFLEMCSLMKNTWRPIAEAARNYAFPSIWPFIWCICQSDLTVVRIQLQTESFLDF from the exons ATGTCATCTGACACTGCAAAGGAAAATGCATCCGTAGTTGATTCATCAGTCACTGGATGGAGGCAGGACATGGGGAATTCAGAAGATCCTG AGAGCTCAAGTTACAAAGCTAATGATCCTTCTAGGGAAGATTTTCGTGATTTTAGGGGTAATTCAGCTGCAAACAAGAAGGGTAAATTGTGTGATACTAGATATTTCATCATAAAGAGCTTGAATCATCACAATATTCAGCTATCAATTGAGAAAGGAATTTGGGCTACTCAAGTCATGAATGAACCAATTTTGGAAGAAGCTTTTCAT AATTCTGGTagagtaattttaatatttagcaTCAATATGAGCGGTTTCTTCCAAGGGTATGCCCAAATGATGTCTTCTGTTGGGTGGAGGCGAGATAATATTTGGAGCCAAGGAAGTGGTAAATGCAATCCCTGGGGACGCAGTTTTAAAGTCAAATGGTTGAGGTTAAATGATCTTCCTTTTCAAAAGACTCTTCATCTCAAGAATCCATTAAATGACTACAAAACTGTCAAAATTAGCAGAGACTGCCAG GAGTTATCTCCAGATATTGGAGAAGCTCTTTGTGACCTTCTTGATGGGACGAGTGATTTTGATGGCCTGCAGAATAG GGATGATTTTCCTTCAAAAAGACCTTGTTTAGAACCCTCATGTTCATTAGGAGATGAAGAATATGATATGCCTCCATGGCATATGTCATGGTCACAAGCACCTATGCTTTATTCTTCCTTAATGTACCAACATCAGGCTGGAGCTAGTAGATACCAATTAGCACACCAGAGAACTGGTG GGttcctttttaatttacaaGTAGACAGGGATGTGTCTTCTCAATTTGATGCATGGGGCTTGTCTGGAGAGAGTCCTCCAGCTAGTGTTCTTACCGAAGATGAATTTCTTGAAATG TGCAGTCTTATGAAGAATACCTGGAGGCCCATAGCAGAAGCAGCAAGAAATTATGCATTCCC TTCTATTTGGCCTTTCATATGGTGTATCTGTCAGTCTGATCTTACTGTAGTCAGAATTCAGCTGCAAACTGAGTCATTTCTCGACTTTTAA
- the LOC107433543 gene encoding zinc finger CCCH domain-containing protein 45 isoform X5, whose product MSSDTAKENASVVDSSVTGWRQDMGNSEDPESSSYKANDPSREDFRDFRGNSAANKKGKLCDTRYFIIKSLNHHNIQLSIEKGIWATQVMNEPILEEAFHNSGRVILIFSINMSGFFQGYAQMMSSVGWRRDNIWSQGSGKCNPWGRSFKVKWLRLNDLPFQKTLHLKNPLNDYKTVKISRDCQELSPDIGEALCDLLDGTSDFDGLQNRDDFPSKRPCLEPSCSLGDEEYDMPPWHMSWSQAPMLYSSLMYQHQAGASRYQLAHQRTGGTVLPEYFLVNFVDSKVTRMKHFHLTGFLFNLQVDRDVSSQFDAWGLSGESPPASVLTEDEFLEMSYEEYLEAHSRSSKKLCIPFYLAFHMVYLSV is encoded by the exons ATGTCATCTGACACTGCAAAGGAAAATGCATCCGTAGTTGATTCATCAGTCACTGGATGGAGGCAGGACATGGGGAATTCAGAAGATCCTG AGAGCTCAAGTTACAAAGCTAATGATCCTTCTAGGGAAGATTTTCGTGATTTTAGGGGTAATTCAGCTGCAAACAAGAAGGGTAAATTGTGTGATACTAGATATTTCATCATAAAGAGCTTGAATCATCACAATATTCAGCTATCAATTGAGAAAGGAATTTGGGCTACTCAAGTCATGAATGAACCAATTTTGGAAGAAGCTTTTCAT AATTCTGGTagagtaattttaatatttagcaTCAATATGAGCGGTTTCTTCCAAGGGTATGCCCAAATGATGTCTTCTGTTGGGTGGAGGCGAGATAATATTTGGAGCCAAGGAAGTGGTAAATGCAATCCCTGGGGACGCAGTTTTAAAGTCAAATGGTTGAGGTTAAATGATCTTCCTTTTCAAAAGACTCTTCATCTCAAGAATCCATTAAATGACTACAAAACTGTCAAAATTAGCAGAGACTGCCAG GAGTTATCTCCAGATATTGGAGAAGCTCTTTGTGACCTTCTTGATGGGACGAGTGATTTTGATGGCCTGCAGAATAG GGATGATTTTCCTTCAAAAAGACCTTGTTTAGAACCCTCATGTTCATTAGGAGATGAAGAATATGATATGCCTCCATGGCATATGTCATGGTCACAAGCACCTATGCTTTATTCTTCCTTAATGTACCAACATCAGGCTGGAGCTAGTAGATACCAATTAGCACACCAGAGAACTGGTGGTACTGTACTTCCTGAATATTTTCTTGTCAATTTTGTTGATTCAAAAGTTACAAGGATGAAACACTTTCACCTTACAGGGttcctttttaatttacaaGTAGACAGGGATGTGTCTTCTCAATTTGATGCATGGGGCTTGTCTGGAGAGAGTCCTCCAGCTAGTGTTCTTACCGAAGATGAATTTCTTGAAATG TCTTATGAAGAATACCTGGAGGCCCATAGCAGAAGCAGCAAGAAATTATGCATTCCC TTCTATTTGGCCTTTCATATGGTGTATCTGTCAGTCTGA